A portion of the Limosilactobacillus reuteri genome contains these proteins:
- the istB gene encoding IS21-like element helper ATPase IstB has translation MCRLLKKEIEVRYEKKINRLYKQAKFPKRKTLNDYIWHDQINFSTPNSKQQLLDLSFIEKNENAVFVGTPGTGKTHLATALGIKAIENSINVKFWRVAELVDQLEKEWKSLSIERFKKKCHKYQLIILDEMGYVPFSKTGSELLFQLISDWYETKSIIITSNLEFSQWNKVFIDPRSTAALVDRLIHHAHIVSFTGESYRLKNALSNN, from the coding sequence ATCTGCCGTTTACTAAAAAAGGAAATAGAAGTTAGATATGAAAAAAAGATCAACAGGCTTTATAAGCAAGCAAAATTTCCTAAACGCAAAACACTAAATGATTATATTTGGCATGATCAAATCAACTTTTCGACGCCAAATTCTAAGCAGCAACTACTAGATTTAAGCTTTATAGAGAAAAACGAAAACGCCGTTTTCGTTGGTACACCTGGAACGGGTAAAACTCACTTAGCAACAGCGTTAGGAATTAAGGCAATCGAAAACAGCATTAATGTAAAATTTTGGCGAGTAGCAGAGTTAGTAGATCAGTTGGAAAAAGAATGGAAAAGTCTCTCAATAGAACGTTTCAAAAAGAAATGTCATAAATATCAACTAATAATATTAGATGAAATGGGGTATGTACCATTTAGCAAAACCGGATCAGAATTGTTATTTCAACTTATAAGTGATTGGTATGAAACTAAGAGCATTATTATTACAAGTAACTTAGAATTTAGCCAGTGGAATAAGGTGTTTATTGATCCGAGATCAACAGCGGCATTAGTGGATCGTCTGATCCACCATGCACATATTGTTAGTTTTACTGGAGAAAGCTATCGATTAAAAAATGCATTATCAAATAACTAA
- a CDS encoding transposase family protein translates to MNNSIKTILGIKDPYLKLDEKNFDNPIEDQPNQIIVHLIQTYPMHCPKCGHLMCKNGYKTVNCLGPELHFKPTIWSIKKQKYICKASSSCLEVVTKLAAVEDIHYRNHISLAIKQRAMMLLTKNCILQGEIAEKCNDFLHSLAQPTSYFI, encoded by the coding sequence ATGAACAATTCTATCAAAACTATCTTAGGAATTAAAGATCCTTACCTCAAACTAGATGAAAAGAATTTTGATAACCCAATTGAAGATCAACCTAATCAAATCATTGTCCATCTTATTCAAACTTACCCCATGCATTGCCCAAAATGTGGACACTTAATGTGTAAAAATGGCTATAAAACAGTTAATTGCTTGGGACCAGAGCTTCACTTTAAGCCAACAATCTGGTCGATTAAAAAGCAAAAATATATCTGTAAAGCTTCTTCTTCTTGTCTTGAAGTAGTTACTAAATTAGCAGCCGTTGAAGATATTCATTATCGTAATCATATCTCTTTAGCGATAAAACAACGGGCAATGATGCTTCTAACAAAAAACTGTATTTTGCAAGGGGAAATTGCAGAGAAATGCAATGACTTTTTACATAGTCTTGCACAGCCCACTTCTTATTTTATTTAG
- the mscL gene encoding large-conductance mechanosensitive channel protein MscL, with protein sequence MLKEFKIFIARGNVIDMAVGIIVGAAFTSIVKSLVNNLINPLIGLFIGRIDLSNLVLTVGDAQFKYGSFLNAVINFLIISFVVFLMVKAINTFRKKEDKKIETPSEEVMYLKEITELLKKNKE encoded by the coding sequence ATGTTAAAAGAATTCAAGATATTCATTGCCCGCGGTAACGTTATTGACATGGCAGTTGGGATAATTGTTGGTGCAGCTTTTACCTCAATCGTAAAATCATTAGTTAATAACCTTATTAATCCTCTCATTGGCCTATTTATTGGTCGAATTGACTTATCTAACCTTGTCTTGACAGTCGGTGACGCTCAATTTAAATACGGAAGTTTCCTAAACGCGGTCATCAATTTTCTAATTATTTCTTTCGTCGTTTTCTTAATGGTAAAAGCGATCAACACTTTCCGTAAAAAAGAAGATAAAAAAATAGAAACTCCAAGTGAAGAAGTTATGTACCTTAAAGAAATTACTGAACTTCTGAAAAAGAATAAAGAATAA
- a CDS encoding PadR family transcriptional regulator → MKIQITADLLDGMVLAILEHKDYYGYALTQRMQSAITISESTMYPVLRRLKKDGYLITYDQPYQGRNRRYYQITEAGKEHLQRIRKLWTDYKNSLDGIFYGLGEGEDKDE, encoded by the coding sequence ATGAAGATTCAAATTACAGCTGACTTACTCGATGGGATGGTCTTAGCAATTCTTGAACATAAAGATTACTATGGGTATGCCTTAACCCAGCGAATGCAATCAGCTATTACCATTTCCGAATCAACAATGTATCCCGTTTTACGCCGGTTAAAAAAAGACGGTTATTTAATAACTTATGATCAGCCTTACCAGGGACGGAATCGCCGTTATTATCAAATTACAGAAGCCGGCAAGGAACACTTACAACGTATTCGTAAGTTATGGACTGATTATAAAAATAGTTTAGATGGTATTTTTTATGGGTTAGGTGAGGGAGAAGATAAAGATGAATGA
- a CDS encoding DUF1700 domain-containing protein: MNERQKYINDLSIYLRQLTDEERNDALEFYDEYIADAGLETRTAIEERLGTPRQLSHKILADYSIKANNESIKEGHPASPHSSWRVFWWVLVAIITSPITFGLGIAVFALLLAAGGVAFGLIAGIIVLIFGVAAVAIVSLYVGIGLITTNLFSGLFYLGLGVTLIGLFLVCLHLIYWLIRVIVQGIANFAKFIYAKVQARRKK, encoded by the coding sequence ATGAATGAACGTCAAAAATACATTAATGATTTATCAATATATTTAAGACAATTAACTGATGAAGAACGAAATGATGCATTAGAATTTTATGATGAATATATTGCCGACGCTGGGCTGGAGACCCGAACAGCGATTGAAGAAAGGTTAGGAACGCCACGACAGTTAAGTCATAAGATATTAGCTGATTATTCAATTAAAGCTAATAATGAATCGATCAAAGAAGGACATCCTGCTTCGCCTCATTCTAGTTGGCGCGTCTTTTGGTGGGTGCTAGTAGCAATTATTACTTCCCCAATAACGTTTGGGCTAGGAATTGCCGTATTTGCACTATTGTTGGCAGCAGGGGGAGTCGCATTCGGTTTAATCGCTGGAATAATTGTCTTGATCTTTGGAGTTGCTGCTGTGGCAATTGTATCTCTTTATGTGGGAATTGGTTTAATTACGACAAACTTGTTCAGTGGGCTATTTTATCTTGGATTAGGAGTGACCCTCATTGGCTTATTCCTTGTTTGTTTGCATTTAATCTACTGGTTAATTAGAGTTATTGTTCAAGGGATTGCTAATTTTGCTAAGTTCATTTATGCAAAAGTGCAGGCAAGGAGGAAAAAGTAA
- a CDS encoding DUF4097 family beta strand repeat-containing protein, which produces MKRIFKIGVIVLILGVILLGIGFFNNGNKAVYFENKRPVIFHSHTKTISTNKAFERIDISASTANVIVREGKKYQITYSGISRHTPAVTVHNNVASIRQTGGFPLVFNFNEYQPHQDLIIVTIPHDQALAGRIHLESGDLTVSQVKMDNIDVNSGAGEVEYRQVTLRGGSTKLSSGNFTGHDLTVQGQYTVNNQSGDNTVTNTTVDGYFLKTDAGDNELNGEDKGEEPLHQNDDAENVLRLITQSGDNEVN; this is translated from the coding sequence ATGAAAAGAATATTTAAGATAGGAGTAATTGTTTTAATCTTAGGAGTAATCCTCCTCGGAATAGGCTTCTTTAATAATGGTAATAAGGCTGTTTATTTTGAGAACAAACGTCCAGTAATTTTTCATTCTCACACTAAAACAATAAGTACTAATAAAGCTTTTGAACGGATTGATATCTCAGCATCGACGGCTAATGTAATAGTTCGTGAAGGTAAAAAATATCAGATTACTTATTCTGGCATAAGCAGGCATACTCCGGCTGTAACTGTTCATAATAACGTTGCTTCAATTCGCCAAACTGGTGGCTTTCCGCTTGTCTTTAACTTTAATGAGTATCAGCCCCACCAAGATTTAATCATTGTAACTATCCCACATGATCAAGCCTTAGCTGGTCGTATTCATTTAGAGAGTGGTGATCTAACAGTTTCTCAAGTTAAGATGGATAATATTGATGTTAACAGTGGCGCAGGCGAGGTTGAATACCGTCAAGTTACATTACGTGGAGGAAGTACAAAACTCTCGTCAGGTAACTTCACAGGACATGATTTAACAGTTCAAGGACAATATACTGTTAATAATCAATCTGGTGATAATACGGTCACAAACACAACTGTTGATGGCTACTTCCTAAAGACTGATGCAGGTGATAATGAACTTAATGGTGAAGATAAGGGTGAAGAACCCTTACATCAGAATGATGATGCAGAAAATGTGCTCCGCTTGATAACGCAATCTGGTGATAATGAAGTGAATTAA
- the adhE gene encoding bifunctional acetaldehyde-CoA/alcohol dehydrogenase — protein MPANNKKQVKKNVLTEEEKKQNAQKLVDDIIAKSEAAFEQLRYYSQEQVDKICQAMALAAEEHHMDLAIDAAEETGRGVAEDKAIKNIYASEYIWNNIRHDKTVGIIENNDENQTITIADPLGIIAGIVPVTNPTSTTIFKSIISAKTRNTIIFSFHRQAMKSSIKTAKILQEAAEKAGAPKNMIQWLPESSRENTTALLQHPKTATILATGGPSLVKAAYSSGNPALGVGPGNGPAYIEKTANIERSVYDIVLSKTFDNGMICATENSVVVDEEIYDKVKEEFQKWNCYFLKPNEIDKFTEGFIDPKRHQVRGPIAGRSANAIADMCGIKVPENTKVIIAEYEGVGDKYPLSAEKLSPVLTMYKATSHENAFDICAQLLHYGGEGHTAAIHTLDDDLATKYGLEMRASRIIVNSPSGIGGIGNIYNNMTPSLTLGTGSYGGNSISHNVTDWDLLNIKTIAKRRENRQWVKIPPKVYFQRNSLKELQDIPNINRAFIVTGPGMSKRGYVQRVIDQLRQRQNNTAFLVFDDVEEDPSTNTVEKGVAMMNDFKPDTIIALGGGSPMDAAKAMWMFYEHPETSWYGVMQKYLDIRKRAYQIKKPTKSQLIGIPTTSGTGSEVTPFAVITDSETHVKYPLADYALTPNIAIVDSQFVETVPAKTTAWTGLDVLCHATESYVSVMATDYTRGWSLQTIKGVMENLPKSVQGDKLARRKMHDFSTMAGMAFGQAFLGINHSLAHKMGGAFGLPHGLLIAIAMPQVIRFNAKRPQKLALWPHYETYHATKDYADIARFIGLKGNTDEELAEAYAKKVIELAHECGVKLSLKDNGVTREEFDKVVDDLARLAYEDQCTTTNPVEPLVSQLKELLERCYDGTGVEEK, from the coding sequence ATGCCTGCTAACAACAAAAAACAAGTTAAAAAAAACGTATTAACTGAAGAAGAAAAAAAGCAAAATGCGCAAAAATTAGTTGATGACATAATTGCCAAAAGTGAAGCAGCTTTTGAACAATTACGTTACTACTCACAAGAACAAGTTGACAAAATTTGTCAAGCCATGGCCTTAGCTGCTGAAGAACACCACATGGACTTAGCTATTGATGCAGCTGAAGAAACCGGTCGTGGGGTTGCCGAAGATAAAGCTATCAAGAACATCTACGCAAGTGAATACATTTGGAACAACATCCGTCATGATAAGACTGTCGGAATCATCGAAAACAACGATGAAAACCAAACCATCACTATTGCTGATCCTCTTGGTATTATTGCAGGTATCGTTCCAGTTACTAACCCTACTTCAACAACGATCTTCAAATCAATCATTAGTGCTAAGACACGGAATACAATCATCTTTTCTTTCCACCGTCAAGCCATGAAATCTTCCATTAAAACAGCTAAGATTTTACAAGAAGCTGCTGAAAAGGCCGGTGCACCAAAGAACATGATTCAATGGCTTCCTGAAAGTAGCCGTGAAAACACAACTGCATTGTTACAACACCCTAAGACTGCTACTATTTTAGCAACTGGTGGTCCTTCATTAGTTAAAGCTGCCTACAGTTCAGGTAACCCTGCTCTTGGTGTTGGTCCTGGTAACGGTCCAGCTTACATTGAAAAAACTGCTAATATTGAACGTTCTGTTTACGATATCGTTCTTTCCAAGACTTTTGATAACGGAATGATCTGTGCTACTGAAAACTCAGTTGTTGTTGATGAAGAAATCTACGACAAGGTAAAAGAAGAATTCCAAAAGTGGAACTGTTACTTCTTGAAGCCAAACGAAATTGATAAGTTCACTGAGGGCTTCATTGATCCTAAGCGTCACCAAGTTCGTGGACCAATTGCTGGTCGTTCAGCTAACGCCATCGCTGATATGTGTGGAATTAAAGTTCCTGAAAACACTAAGGTTATTATTGCTGAATATGAAGGTGTTGGTGACAAGTACCCACTTTCCGCTGAAAAGCTTTCACCGGTATTAACAATGTACAAGGCCACTTCACATGAAAATGCCTTTGATATTTGTGCTCAATTATTGCACTACGGTGGTGAAGGTCATACTGCTGCTATTCACACCCTTGACGATGATTTAGCAACTAAGTACGGTCTTGAAATGCGTGCTTCACGGATTATTGTTAACTCCCCATCTGGTATCGGTGGTATTGGTAACATTTACAACAACATGACCCCATCACTTACTTTAGGTACCGGTTCATACGGTGGTAACTCAATTTCTCACAACGTTACTGATTGGGACCTCTTAAACATTAAAACAATTGCAAAGCGGCGTGAAAACCGTCAATGGGTTAAGATTCCCCCAAAAGTATACTTTCAACGCAACTCACTAAAAGAATTGCAAGATATTCCAAACATTAACCGGGCATTCATCGTTACTGGTCCTGGAATGAGCAAGCGTGGTTACGTTCAACGTGTTATCGATCAATTGCGTCAACGCCAAAACAACACTGCTTTCTTAGTATTTGATGACGTTGAAGAAGATCCATCAACAAACACTGTTGAAAAAGGTGTTGCCATGATGAACGACTTCAAACCTGATACAATTATTGCTCTTGGTGGTGGTTCACCAATGGATGCTGCTAAGGCTATGTGGATGTTCTATGAGCACCCAGAAACTTCATGGTATGGGGTTATGCAAAAGTATCTTGATATTCGGAAGCGTGCTTACCAAATCAAGAAGCCTACTAAGTCTCAACTTATTGGGATTCCTACTACATCAGGTACTGGTTCAGAGGTTACTCCATTTGCGGTTATTACCGATTCAGAAACTCATGTTAAGTACCCACTTGCTGACTACGCCCTAACTCCAAACATTGCGATTGTTGACTCACAATTCGTTGAAACTGTCCCAGCAAAAACTACTGCATGGACTGGACTAGATGTTTTATGTCACGCTACTGAATCATATGTTTCTGTTATGGCAACTGATTACACTCGTGGTTGGTCACTACAAACCATCAAGGGTGTTATGGAAAACCTTCCTAAGTCAGTTCAAGGTGACAAGTTAGCTCGTCGTAAGATGCACGACTTCTCAACAATGGCCGGTATGGCATTTGGTCAAGCCTTCTTAGGAATTAACCACTCTCTTGCTCACAAGATGGGTGGAGCATTCGGTCTTCCTCACGGTTTGCTTATCGCTATTGCAATGCCACAAGTAATTCGCTTTAACGCAAAACGTCCACAAAAGCTTGCTCTCTGGCCTCACTATGAGACTTACCATGCAACTAAGGACTACGCTGACATTGCACGGTTCATTGGTTTGAAAGGCAACACTGATGAAGAATTAGCTGAAGCATATGCTAAGAAAGTTATCGAACTTGCTCACGAATGTGGTGTTAAGCTTAGTCTTAAGGACAATGGCGTTACACGTGAAGAATTTGATAAAGTAGTTGACGATCTTGCTCGCTTAGCTTACGAAGATCAATGTACTACTACTAACCCAGTTGAACCACTTGTTAGCCAACTCAAGGAATTACTTGAACGTTGCTACGATGGTACTGGCGTTGAAGAAAAATAA
- a CDS encoding ISL3 family transposase → MDNDTRTLLNLTDPHLNFPHHWLKYKSIKNVRVAQISCTLSYIPRACPNCGVINRGQILKYGFYQAKYKYGQFRAQPLMLLVNTQRFQCPDCHTTFNATSYLFEKQRTISRDLRREIILRLTRIQTIKDIAHDLFISEASVQRVLLDLADQYKPNLNYLPETLCIDEFKSMRSAKGKMSFIAVDGDRSCLFELLEDRRLRSLFKHYQQFTRAARCRVKYLVMDMNAAYDQLVKTVFPCAQIIYDRFHIAKHLNDTMNHVRIHVFNRLRKGDSAEQKQARRLKRYWRLFLQDRENLSTKVYYEGRYFNRVVNSIMILDLMLAYDQELRATYNFIQSLKRAYNQRDFTTFFQLLKLRPDSVSHYTIHRCQVLARYKEGIKRGFETKFSNGRTEGINNRIKTIKRVACGYRYFTAFKTRIYLIIGHQIQTN, encoded by the coding sequence ATGGATAATGATACAAGGACTCTCCTCAATTTAACAGACCCTCATTTAAATTTTCCTCATCATTGGCTTAAATATAAATCAATTAAAAACGTTCGGGTGGCACAAATATCCTGTACCCTTTCTTATATCCCGCGTGCTTGTCCAAATTGTGGCGTTATTAATCGTGGACAAATCTTAAAATATGGTTTTTATCAAGCTAAATACAAATATGGACAATTTAGGGCTCAACCATTAATGTTGCTTGTTAATACTCAACGTTTTCAATGTCCTGACTGCCATACAACATTTAATGCGACTAGTTATCTTTTTGAAAAGCAACGAACAATTAGTCGTGATTTAAGGCGTGAAATTATTCTTCGGTTAACGCGAATTCAAACAATTAAAGATATTGCCCATGATTTGTTTATCAGTGAAGCTTCGGTCCAGCGGGTCCTTTTGGACCTCGCTGATCAATACAAGCCGAATTTAAACTATCTACCGGAAACACTATGTATTGATGAATTTAAATCAATGCGGAGCGCTAAAGGTAAGATGAGTTTCATCGCTGTTGATGGTGATCGGAGTTGCTTATTTGAACTCCTTGAAGATCGGCGATTACGTAGTTTATTTAAGCATTATCAACAGTTTACACGTGCTGCCCGTTGCCGGGTAAAATATCTGGTAATGGATATGAACGCTGCTTATGATCAACTAGTTAAAACCGTTTTTCCTTGTGCTCAAATCATCTATGATCGCTTTCATATTGCCAAACACCTTAATGATACGATGAATCATGTGCGAATTCATGTCTTCAATCGTTTGCGAAAAGGTGATTCTGCGGAGCAGAAACAAGCTCGGCGCCTTAAACGTTATTGGCGGCTATTTCTTCAAGATCGGGAAAATTTAAGTACAAAAGTTTATTACGAAGGACGTTATTTTAATCGCGTTGTTAATTCCATTATGATCTTAGACTTAATGTTAGCGTATGACCAAGAGTTAAGAGCCACCTATAATTTTATTCAATCCTTGAAGCGTGCTTACAATCAACGTGATTTTACAACTTTCTTTCAATTACTTAAACTCCGGCCAGACAGTGTCAGCCATTATACAATCCACCGTTGTCAAGTTTTAGCGCGCTATAAAGAGGGAATTAAGCGTGGCTTTGAGACGAAGTTCTCAAATGGTCGAACCGAAGGGATTAATAATCGAATTAAAACTATCAAACGAGTTGCCTGTGGTTATCGTTACTTTACGGCATTTAAAACGCGGATTTATTTAATTATTGGCCACCAAATTCAAACTAACTAA
- a CDS encoding IS30 family transposase produces the protein MTYKHLTTRELTLIADFWYQGTKAYRAAKLLQRSQETIYRVYRFLNDGKTIDQYLQTYQRHKRRCGRKQTQLPTIEVNYIHAQIKAGWTPDTIIGRHEHPISCSMRTLYRMFARNQYGFSVKQLPMKGKRHPNGYVEHRGKAGQLGRSIYQRYRDFPHYQHEFGHFEADTVQGKAHRGAVMTLVERQSKVMIVLNIHHKTDEAVNCQLDQWLAKLPRHFVKSITFDNGKEFAGWREIANKYDLHTYFAEVGAPNQRGLNENNNGLLRRDGLSKKLDFRDLPDELVTQLMHRCNNIPRKSLNYRTPLEVFLSHVTEEQLSPFF, from the coding sequence ATGACCTATAAACATCTTACCACACGTGAATTAACTCTCATAGCTGATTTTTGGTATCAAGGTACTAAAGCTTATCGGGCTGCTAAATTACTTCAGCGTAGTCAAGAAACCATCTATCGTGTTTATCGTTTCCTCAACGACGGTAAAACCATCGACCAATATCTTCAGACTTATCAGCGACATAAGCGTCGTTGTGGTCGGAAGCAGACCCAACTGCCAACTATCGAAGTTAACTATATCCATGCGCAAATCAAGGCAGGTTGGACTCCTGATACTATTATTGGTCGTCATGAACACCCAATTAGCTGCAGTATGCGCACCCTTTATCGCATGTTTGCCCGCAATCAGTATGGCTTTTCCGTTAAACAGCTACCGATGAAAGGAAAACGCCATCCCAATGGCTATGTGGAACATCGTGGTAAAGCTGGCCAATTAGGACGCAGTATCTATCAACGATATCGTGATTTTCCGCATTACCAACATGAATTTGGGCACTTTGAAGCTGATACAGTTCAAGGTAAAGCTCACCGCGGAGCGGTAATGACGCTAGTAGAGCGACAATCCAAAGTAATGATTGTCCTTAATATTCATCATAAAACAGACGAAGCAGTGAATTGCCAGCTTGATCAATGGCTCGCTAAACTGCCACGTCACTTTGTTAAATCAATTACTTTTGATAACGGGAAAGAATTTGCTGGATGGCGAGAAATAGCCAATAAGTATGATCTTCACACCTATTTTGCGGAAGTCGGTGCTCCCAATCAACGAGGGTTAAACGAAAATAATAACGGCCTCTTGCGTCGTGATGGTCTTAGTAAAAAGCTAGATTTTCGCGATTTACCAGACGAACTAGTCACTCAGCTAATGCATCGTTGCAACAATATCCCACGAAAATCTCTTAATTATCGTACACCATTAGAAGTATTCTTGAGTCATGTCACAGAAGAACAACTTTCACCTTTTTTCTAA
- the nrdF gene encoding class 1b ribonucleoside-diphosphate reductase subunit beta: protein MKLEEFKPVNQYKAINWNEVSDMIDKATWEKLTEQFWLDTRIPVANDMDDWRELDDDHQWTVGHVFGGLTLLDTVQSEAGLTALKEDVKTPHETAVLNNIQFMESVHAKSYSTIFSTLNTPDQIKEIFEWSDTEEYLQNKAVKIANMYLDPSQDPLKKKVANVFLETFLFYSGFYTPLYYLGHNKLNNVAEIIKLILRDESVHGTYIGYKFQVGLRDRTEKQQQDMKDWMYNFLYELYDNEEKYTHLLYDQVGWTDDVLTFIRYNANKALMNLGQDPLFPDTASDVNPVVMNGISTSTSNHDFFSQVGNGYRMGAVEAMNDSDYDVKDPNAGKDINARD, encoded by the coding sequence ATGAAACTGGAAGAATTTAAACCTGTAAATCAATATAAAGCAATCAATTGGAATGAAGTTTCCGACATGATCGATAAAGCTACTTGGGAAAAGCTAACAGAACAGTTCTGGCTTGATACACGAATTCCTGTTGCCAATGATATGGATGATTGGCGTGAATTAGATGACGATCATCAATGGACTGTCGGACATGTTTTTGGTGGTTTAACCCTTCTTGATACTGTTCAATCAGAAGCAGGATTAACTGCCCTTAAAGAAGATGTTAAAACTCCTCATGAAACAGCAGTTCTTAATAACATCCAATTTATGGAATCAGTTCATGCTAAGAGTTACTCAACTATTTTCTCTACCCTTAATACCCCCGACCAAATTAAAGAAATTTTTGAATGGTCTGATACAGAAGAATACTTGCAAAACAAGGCTGTTAAAATTGCAAATATGTACCTTGATCCAAGTCAAGACCCGCTAAAAAAGAAAGTAGCCAATGTTTTCCTTGAAACTTTCTTATTCTACTCTGGTTTCTATACTCCCCTTTATTATCTTGGTCACAACAAATTAAACAATGTGGCTGAAATCATTAAGCTAATTTTACGGGACGAATCAGTTCACGGGACATACATTGGATACAAGTTCCAAGTCGGTTTACGTGATCGGACAGAAAAACAGCAACAGGATATGAAAGATTGGATGTATAATTTCCTTTACGAACTATATGATAATGAAGAAAAATATACCCATCTTCTTTATGATCAAGTTGGTTGGACAGATGATGTCTTAACCTTCATCCGTTACAACGCTAATAAGGCATTAATGAACCTTGGTCAAGATCCGCTATTCCCTGACACCGCTTCTGATGTTAACCCAGTTGTTATGAACGGAATTTCTACTTCCACTTCTAACCATGATTTTTTTAGCCAAGTCGGCAACGGATATCGCATGGGCGCTGTTGAGGCAATGAATGACAGCGATTATGACGTTAAAGATCCAAACGCGGGAAAAGATATTAATGCTCGCGACTAG